TCATTGATTTTGTTCGAGTATTGAGTGATCGTACTACATTCACAAAAGTTCGAAGCTGAAGTACTGAAAAAATGTTACTACAAATAGTTTCAAGTTTAAAAAAAGGCCGACACTTTGTTAGTGGACCAATATTTGCCAGACGTTATATATTCAACTTCCCCAAGCAAAGCGCACTACCGGAAGTTGTAAAGTAAAATCAACGAATTAAACCCGCTGGATAAGCGAGGCCCAGCAACCCGTTTAAACGAGATCAACTAATTTCGGGTCCATCTCGGGGTGCCCCGTGGTGCACATTGTAATTCTCACCAACCAACCTAGCGCCGAACGATGAATTATGCAGATTGACGGTGTCCTAATTCCAGCGTTATGTTTTCGGtgcattaattttcaaaccatACCGTACCGGCCGAATCATCAGTTGAAGGCACtgatcatcagcatcacctTTTCTGCCCGAGCTTCGTTGAGGTTAATTATCTTCTCGTTGCTGGTCGCGCAACGATTTCTCACCTCCCAATTCCAGTGCTGCTGCCATTTGTTCGTGGAAACACTTATGCAACCGCCAGCGAGCGATCGCAGCCAGTCCCGTGTCGGGAAAGGGATTTCGGTAGAAATCCTCATCGCACGACGGAGGGCGTTTGTGTTTACATTTACACCAATTTCCTGGCCCCTTCTCGGATTTTCTTCGAGCCCTGACGAGCGCTTTGAAGACACGCGCGATCACTGCTCGGCAGGGAAAAGCTGTACCGTTTTAgttttcaccgaccgaccgacgtgcCCTTCCTCAAAAAGTCTTCGGTTGAACcaagaaaaacataataaaacaaatcacacaACCCTCTATCCGCTGCGCGGCTCTGTTTCCAGTGGGTGGCCGAAGTAAAGATGGCCCCACCAACATAATGCTGGAGATTGTGTTTTTCCCGTTCACCCTTTCGATGCAACACAACGGAGAGACCCCGTTTACCGTCTTACGCCATGCTGCGCGGGTTGGTTCGAAATTTTCAGCAAAACGCCCGTTTTGTTGGCCGGGGATGATGATTACTTTTTTACTTCTTCACCCGCGAGCTCTATTGTTTTCCCAGGTCGCGGAAACACTTTCACCCCGTGTGGAGGGCGAGATCGCTTTGGGGTCCGGCTTTATCACTCATTCGATtggcacgtcgtcgtcgtcgtcgtgatctaCGTGGTTCGGGAAATGGCgagagcaacataaaaacacattaaatTAAACCGCCGCACAACAAACGATCGCTGGCACATTGTTTCTTTGGTGTGCTCTGatgggaaatggaaacgatcaTGTTGCCGCGGTCTGTCTCCCACGCCGAGGGGCCGTTTAAAAACGTTTGATAATCATCAGCGGCGTACATACGCGGAAAACGGCCTTTTAATGAGATGCATCTGCTCACGATCGTCAGTAATCGGGGGATGACCGTTTGTTGTTGGGCTGGGCGGTTGGTGGCGATTGAATGAGGCCTTCGCAAACGGCTTTAAACCGAGCGATGAATCTCACGTCATCACCTCACCCCACTGGCCAGCGCAATGTAGCATCAATAGCATCCCGTTGTTGGCCATTAGAAGGCGCGCCGGTTGGCGACGACGTAACATTGACGGTTgactccgaaaaaaaacaggccgCTTCTTTGTGCGCAGCGCTGAAGATCTGCTCGTAGCTCCCGCCCCGACACGGGGAATGTTAGCTTTAAGTCACGAGGATTTATGCGACTCTCCTGCGCCACCTCCAGGGGCTGGCCAGATTTTTCACTCACTACAAAGGCACACAATGTCTCAATGGCAGACGAGTTCTCCTTCAAATTCCCGTCTCCCGTTCACACTGGGCACATTTTGTAATCATCCTATTGCTGCGCGCTTCTCCGCCCAACAATGCCCATTTGTCCGTTTTGTTCCCCGTTTCCGATTCAACCGATCTTCATGCCGGTAAGCCAGAGAAGTTcataaaaacatttaaaaaaaaggaagcgaaggTCTGTCTTATGTTGCCTGGTATTGTTGTTGCCGTTCCTGTTGAAAACCGGCTGTTTCAACAATtcgcaaaacattaaacagcGCACAGCATAAAAAGAGCGCCACAGCATCGTATTTTTACAGCACAACATTGTGTTGTAAATAAAAGCATCTACTTTTCGCTAATGAAAACCGTTCTTTTCTTCGTCCCTTTCTTTTCAGAACTCGAGCCCACTGTGGGAGGATTTCATTGCCAAAGCTACCAAGCTGCACGCTTGCTTAAGGTaggtcacgacgacgacgctgtgTGCTGCCCGCCGAGTACCATTTTGTATATTGTGGGTCCTTAGGAAAATTCGGATGAACCGCGAGGAGAGTAATGGAACCAATATTTTATGCTGTACACGGCAGGAGGCTTTCCACTTCACCTTTCGTTTGATCGATAGGCATGTCGTTGTAACGGTTTTGTGGGGACGAAATTCTTAACCCCGTTGCTAACTTCTCAATCTCCTTTTAAGACCCTTGTCCCCAAGTATGGTGACAATGGTTcgggttgttgtggttgtaaAAAACAGTATTTTATTACCGTCCAAATTGAGCCGTTCTCGGGACCCCGGGATCCCCGACGTTCTTCGGGTTGACAGTTTGTGACTTATGCTCCTTTTCTGGAACCGTTTCTCATTAGTCGGCGAATGTTGAATGTGACGTGGTTGTGGTCATAAACTACGCGGGTCGCGCGTCCCAACATGGTTGACAACGCGGTCCCAGCCGCAGTAATAATTGCCAAAAGAGTTCACAAAGTAAACTCTCGCCATTCATTACGCAAATTTCACGGCAGCACCGGCGCACGACCTTTGGCTGATGGTGACTGAAGGTTGGTTCGATTTTGTGACGGTTCAAgttaaaaatcgaaaattatttttgTCGAGAAACTTTCGCTTACGCGCTGTGGAGGTGATCGTTCTTGACATTTGGTTGACAACTCTAAGTAGGCATATAGAGTGTTGCTTcattttgaaatgatttttctttacCGAGGTAGACTTCGATCGCCACAAACATAACAACGCAGAATGCCGTTGCGTTTTGGGTTATGGTTAAACTACGATTTATTGAATCGATCATAAGCATTTATATCGgtaaattttcataaaatgaataaaatcaaGCAGTGTTTCAAAGTTGAAACAGCTGTCGAAACGAGAGCCGAAAGCACTCCCAATCTCTATTACAACTTAGTCCGAAGGAGAATAGCACCGCAAGAACCGTATTGATAAATGGCATTCATACTTTATGGCTCaccgcgccaccaccgcaggcGTCGTAGATTTATtgactttttcatttcacttttcaataaTTTGTGAACGAAattcttcctttcttccctCCCGAATCCGCTTTCGCTGACATCACTTACACCGTAATTTTCCCAACGTCCCAACGTTGCCAATTTTCGTCCGCACCTACTTTTTAGCACAAATTTTCAGTCATACACTAAAACCCCGATTTGCTTCAATTTCAGGGCTGCAATTCAGGCGTTGGCGGCCTACTTGGATGCATTCCAAAAGATCGCCGATGCGGCCACCAACTCGAGAGGTAAGTCGCGCCGGATTCTGCACTGGGTGTGTATCATCATCAACACGGGAATCGCCGCCCCAGCACGAACTGCTATCGTTATCGGCCTCTAAATTTTTCAGTGTTGCACTGAATATTAGCGAAGAACGTTGTGGTCCAAAACTAGGATAGAGCAGCAGCGATTTTCTATGCACACTGCACTCAAGCGCTGCCGAACCGAAATGACATTAGAAGactcccggaccggaccacctCTCGGTGGGTTGACCTCGTTTGCCGGGCCAATAACACGGCGTGCATGTTGCATCCTTTCGATGGTCTAGTTCCGCCTTCGGAACGAGACGTCCGCCGAACCCGCAATGCAGAATTGCGTTGACTTTGGAGTTGGCGTTGGCCgccgggaccaccaccaagccGTCTGGCCCGGTCGGGTTGGAGTCACTTTATGGTGCTGGTTTCGATATTGGATTGGATTCGAAGCTTAATTGGCTGTGAACTTGTGAATGACTGAAGTGTGTGGAGGAGGCCCATAACCGAATGGGGCCGCCCTTACGAAATGCCCTTCGGGGTGTTACTTCTAAACTGAGTTGCACAACCACGGCGAGTGCCGTTGAGAAAGTGCTGGACTTGCTGGAAATGCCCTTTCGCCAATGCGTAATAATCGTAACTTTGTTATGTGGTGCCCCTTACGCAAtctcgaaataaaattaataagaaaatttaaaacgtCTTCGTGTCGTCGCAAAGCACCACTGACTGGGGTTTCCAAAGTGCGTGTGCCCGATGCGACTGCATTGCAGATCAATTCGTGTTCCGTCGTGCGCTCCTTTACGTCTAATGTTTATTTATCCACGcttgcttcctgctgctgctttaACCTGGCATACATAAAATCCCTACAGGGCGTTGTGTCGGCCACGATGGATGGTTTGTCGAACTTAGCGCAAACACCCCATTCCTGCAGTGAGCGAAAGGTTTTACGTTCTAAAAGTTCACCGAAATGAAAGGGGAACGGTGGTTCAAAACATCGAACACGACTTGGGTAAGAAACCATCGACCggtttcttttgtgttttgtttttgcgttgGACTTGCAGCATAAAATCTAGAACAAAACACCCAACATCTCACCACGTGATGGGCAGCTGACGCAAAGAACCTTCTTCCCTAACCTTCTTCTGGGTTGGTGTCCctggttcgggttcgggttggtCGGTTGGGTGTTTATTTTCCGGCACAGTTTGGTCCGTTCGTCTGCCTTTTCTTGCCGTCGCTCGGGGTGTTCCCTTCGTTTTGGTCTAATTTGCACCGACGATGATCATGGCGCGTCTCTGCTGGTGGTCGCGCGCACTGAATCGActcggtggccaaaaagtggTTGAACATAATACTGCTACCCTACCCAAAAAAACATACGCCAGGACGCCAGGGAAAACCGACACGGACCACGGTCGGTGTTTGTATTTTTAGACTTGGAAACCAGCGAGAGGGTCAACAGCATATGTTATGTCCAACACCACCCGCTGGCACACGGTGTCTCGTGCGCCAAACTCTACCACCAAACTCTACCGTCCGAGTTCGCCGGTGTAAGCTACCGACGTCTTGCGGTCTAAGACCATCACTCGCGCGATACAAACAATGCGTTGTTGGTTCGTTAATTTGCCGGCGATGCAAACACATTGTCTCAAACGATGTCTGTGCATGTCTAAAATGACAGAGATCTAGGTTAAACAACGATCGGTGTCTGATTTGGAATTTGATTTTGGTGTCGAGCTACAACATTAGCCTGggagaaaatgtgtttttcagAATGGagtaaaatgtttattttttgaccCATATTGATTCCAAATTACTTTGTTAcaaagaaaccaaaatttgGCGAACGTACGTGAAACGATTTGGGATAGAATTGGTTTGGCCAATTGTCTAAAAAAATTATAAGAATGGAATCTAACCGTTGTAAACGTTCAATAAACGATGTTTTTTAAATCGTTATATTTCACAAAAAggcaataaatcataatcaatcataaatcattaatGTGTAGATATTGTACAAGCATATGCTTCGCTTGACGGACAGCATAACTAAAgcaaattttcattcattccaatgcaaattgaaaaccatttCCGATCTCTCTCTTCGGGGTACCAATTGATCAAATGCTTCTTCTGCTGCAAAGACAACATGCAGGTGGTGATCGGCCCCAAGTGGGTTATGCGTGCAAACAGAGCGTCCACTCTAAGGAACGATTGGATAAGAACCTAATGGGTACTTTCTGGCCGGCTAAGCCCGCACAGCACGCACGCTACTAATGATGGGTTGTCGATATTTTTGAACCGTTTGCTCTGCTCGGCACGCACTTGGCCACGCTCTCGTTGGCGGTTAAGTTGTTTGCGCGGAAGTTTGAAAACAGCTTCTGCCGAGACATCGTTAAAAAATGTGTGCCACTCTCGTGCGATCCGAAGAGAGGTCCCTCTAAACACGCACCCGCGGGCGGTCAGTAATAAGATCTACATACGTATTGCCGTGAGCGATGGACTCTCCGCTGGTGGGGCATTTAAGTTAATTTTTGAAGcatgaaaaacaaacctaGCAGCAACGATGACCACGGGGGCCCTCCGCTACCGAAACGCCGGGTGGTGCTTGACCAATTGACTGATTATTGCGCCTGGCTGTGATTCCAACGGCGGTCCACCGTTACAGTGTGCTTTGGGCCGCGGTTTCGAAGTGGCTGATtgaccgactgactgactgactgtcTGCGTGCCGGTCAGTTAAGTGATTGACGGTGAAGAGAGCTTGACCAACCGCCCAACGGCGGACTTTGTATAGGAAAAGTTCAATTTTATACGCGCGCCCGACAACGATTCGATGAGTGGCGCCAACGTGGAATATGTTTGAAGTTAATGAAATGAGGAAAAGGCGAAATCCGAACGAACTGCCTTCACTGCAGCAACAGGCTGCAGTGCGTGAGTCGACTGTTCAGTTTCGGTTCATTTCCTTCATTGTTGCCGAACCAGCTCACGGCAAAAATTCGGGTGGGTTGTTTATGTTACAATCGTTCGCTGCGGAGAATGCGGTCAAGCGCGTAGAGTTTTTAGGGGGATATTTCTCCACACAAAAAAGTTGGAAGTTACGAAAAAGATCACTCGTTGACTCGAATTAAGTCTGTGTTAATGAAGTTTTCTTTAATGCAAGGAGAATCAAATGAATAATGATGATATTAGCATTCTACTATCATGGCAGAGGAACACAGATCGTTAACTGAAGGTTGCTCTTCGGTCCTATCCAATTATAATTCGTAAATAGTACGAAACTGGACAAGTGATCAGGATTTTGTGAACTGTTAGAGTTAAAACATTGACCCACATGAAGATCCACTGAAAATCACTTtgtttatcatcatcattgcaaaaaaatggtttttctcTTAAAAAGACCCTACACTGACACTTTGGCTTTGATTCAATTGATTTATTCGATTTGAGTTGACTTAAAAACTTAACTTGCGTTGAATTTGTTTCTTGATTGTATCCTTGTATCCGTTTGTATCAACTCTTCAATAGGATTTGCATTAAGTTCATTTAAGAAACATAATCATTGAGTCGATTGTTTGTTGACTTTTATGGGTAAAATTTTATCAGAACTTGAAACTTAAACTTCAAACTTAAACCTAAACTCGTTTCTTTTGTGCGCGCGTAAAACGCAGACATAAAACGGGTTACGTTGAATGGAAGCGCTTCCCTTGGATCAATGAAAACTCGAACCTGTTCTCGATTCATGTGCAAATGAGTGAGAGCTCCTCACGCAGTTATGGTCCATCCGGATTCGGACGAATAGCCGGAGTATCATCTGCACGCACAACAATGCTTTCTTGTCGGCTCACGGATGGACGACCGATTATTAAAGTGTAGAGataggaaaacattaaaatttgtCAATAAATTGTCCGCTTATCGCTACCTTGAATGTGGCGATTGTGGCTCCGCTATGGAGCGCCGCGCATCGCAGCATAAGTTCCGTTAATATTTGTCGCCAGCAGCGCAAGAAACGAATGCAACCACATCCGATGCACACTGTCTGTGATGTCCACTGTTTGTGCTACCCAGACACTGTGTGGCCAACGTCAACATACGCTGCACGTTCCTCGGGGGCAGATTGGGGAACTGATTGTGTTGCCATCTACGGCCCCTACCGCGGCCCAACCAGCGGCTGCGTGATCGTCGAAACTAAGTATTCGTTTGGCCATAGGATATCCGCTCCACGCATCTCGCGCGCCGCGGAACACAGGGGGGGTTCTTCCTTTATTGCATCCTCTGTCGACCGGTAATTATCGCATTTTGATTAGTTTGTGCCCATTTTCGTGGACCGCGGAACGTGGACGCCTAGGAGTCGTAAACCGAAAGGCCCGAAGTAGAACGGAGGGAACGATCGTTAGACGGAACGTCTCGCGGGACGAAGTTCTACACGCCGTGGGGCGCGTTAATGAATCGCGCGGGGGTTCGTTATTCGTTGGCTAACTTCGCTTCcactttgtttcttttccaccaccaAAGGAGCAACCAAAGAAATTGGCACGGCACTAACGCGTGTCTGCCTCCGGCATAAGGCGGTCGAGAGCCGCATGAAAACGTTCACCAGCGCGATCATGGACTGCCTGATCGTGCCGCTGCAGGAGAAGCTGGAGGACTGGCGCAAGCAGGTGACCGTCATCGACAAGGACCACGCCAAAGAGTACAAGCGGTGCCGGGCGGAGCTGAAGAAGCGCTCGAGCGACACGCTGCGGCTGCAGAAGAAGGCCAAGAAGGGTGCGGCCGACAACCTGCACGTGTTGGTCGAGTCCTCGATGCAGGACGTCACTCTGCGGCGCTGCGAGCTCGAGGACGTGGAACGGAAGTCGCTGCGGGCGATCATGGTCGAGGAGCGATCGCGGTACTGCACGTTCGTCAGCCTGCTGCAACCGGTGGTACACGAAGAGTGCGAGGTTATGTCCGAGCTCGGCCACCTGCAGGTAATTACACCGGGACGCGTTGAGTGTTGCGTTGATTCTAACCACTCTCCatcgttgttttttgtagGAAGCGATGCAGCTGATCGCAGCCGTCACGAAGGATCCGACCCAGTTACCGCAGGCGTCGGAGGAACTGATTCTTGAGTCGAAAGCCAACATCGGCCTGTACCCGGACTCACCGGGAGGGTCCAACTCGCAGGGCGGCTGCTCCAACTCGCTAGGTTCGCGAAAAAGCTCCGTCTgctcgatcagctcgatcaacagcagcagcagtggctctcccggccaccaccaccatcagttTCAGCGATCCCTGTCGCAGGTACCTATGACAGTTTACGCCACCCTGCGCCACACAGGGATTGCGGTTGTGTTGCCGTTTGCTTTACTGTTGCACCGCTCACCACGGTTGCATGCTTTCGTTCTATGCTCTCTGTAGTCGTAATTCGGTGTTTCTTTACGTGGGGCTTCTCCACGGAGTATGATGTACCTTCTTAATAGTGTTTTGCAGTACTTTTGATGTTTTTCATACTTTTGTTTCCTTAATTTCTATTccgttgtttgattttaacttactttttgtttttctttatgtgTTTTTGTCTCTTTTCCGTTCCCGTCTCCCGTTTTAGTACTCCCCGGCGATACGTTTGAAACCAGGCGAATCGAGCGATAGCGGCTTTTGCTCTTCACCAGCTTTAACGTCACAGGTTACACACAATAATGCTCTCTCcaacgctcttatgctcgcaCCCGCGCGCCAACACGCATTACTTAATTgtttcgatccgtttccgttcaATGCAATAATGTTCATTGTGCGCATTTATAGTTATTTAGTTAAGGTTGCTCTCTGTTTGTGCTTTCGAAGTCTTTGAAATCAAGTACCTTATAGCGCGGTCAGTGGCTTCTCACTTACCGAAAGTGTGCACTAATTTcgtgattgaaaaatgttcctttccttttcgtaaTAATTTTGTAAATTAGTAATCTGTATTTTCTCTTTCGCGAGACACGGGCTGGGTTTGAAGGGaataaagcaaaagaaaaacacaattaaatcCTTTTATTTCGTACCTTTCCGGCAGGCATCCACACTAGCTAGTCAATCGCACGCCGTGTCaacgtggccaccgcacactCAGGACGCAACGTCGACCGTCGACCGTCCCCACACGATTTCGTCCGCCTACGAGAAGGGCCACCAGCGGCCCGCGCTCACCGTCTACACCTTCCAGAGCCCGGAACCGATCGTCGAGACGCAGAAATCGCCCGCCAACATCGCctgccggccaccgttgccagTCGTACGTCGCAAAGCGAATCGGATTTCCATTCGTGTTGcattaaacatttgtttcatgttttgtattttagCGCTGCTCATCCCTGGAGCGACCACTCTCGACCACGTCGGTCAAAAATGCCAACCCAAATGTCCCACGGCAGTGTCCGTCCCCGATTCCGGCGCACATTACCAAAGGTAAGCCTGTCGCGTGATTTGTTCGGGAAGGCTTTTGCGAGCAAAGCGTTTACCACCTGTGTTGACTGTTATTGTTTGAGTGTGGCCAACTAAACTAAGGACACCCTTTGCGCTTGCCTGCCCTCCGCTAACGAATCTCCGTCCGTACACTAATCGAAACACTTTCCATAAAACAACGACCCTTTTACAGAACACCCACAACTGCAGCCCACCTATGTTAACATGACGGAACTAGCGTCCATGGCTGCGTCTAAAACTACTAACAACGGCATtaataacaacaacggcggTGGTACCAGCGCCACGGTGACTGCCAATCAGCAAcacgtgcagcagcaacagaacgCGCACGtgtaccagcagcagcagcagctacagcaacCGAATTCGCCCGTCCTGTCCTCGGCATCGTCCCTGATTTCGCCCGACTCGACGAACGCCACGAACCCGATCAGCTCGCCGGATGCGTCGGCCTGCAGTACGCAAACGCCACAAAACACCCCGCAGACGGGTTCGCCCGGCACGCCCAACtacagtggcggtggtgcgatCAACCAGGGCTACCGTAGCACCACTCCTTCGTCGGCGACCGGCGGTATCTGTGGTGgacccggcggcggaagtAGCGGCCACTTCGATCCGGCCAGCACGCCGTGTGAAAGTAATAACGATACCTCCTCCAATCACACCATCACGATTGACGACCCGATCGATGAGCATTCTAACACCAGCACGTGCGCCGCTTCCGCGACCACCATTTCTACTACcaccaacatcaccaccaccactgctaCTACTTCTACTACTAGTTCCATCACTAACAAACCATCCTCGACCCACTGCCCGGGCACCACTACTGCCACCGACAGTAGCATCAGTAGTAGTAGCGCCTCAGCCGCCGGCGCTGGTACGGCAACGGCGACCAACGTCACCACCTCCCTCTCCTCATCCACCTGTTCCTCCTCTTCCGCCACGTCGAAGGCGATCGACAAAGATTTACTCAAACGTACCGGTTCAGTTTTAGAGAAAACGTCCATGTTCGAGCAGcagatcaacaacaaccagctgCATCtacagcaaccgcaaccgcaatcgcaaccaccgccgccgcagcagcagctcagtgtcccgacggtgacggcggtaCGCAACGATCCCAACGCCCTGTACGGCGggcggcgaacgaacgaagaaatcTACAAGTCCGCCGGCCAGTTGCTACTGGATCGCGATGCAGGTAAGCAATGCACGCCCCAGtgctgcttccgtttcgtgtGGTCTCCTTCGACTTCGTTCCTTGCCTTCTATATCTGCAAACGCGCGCGTATTTACTGATAACTAACACAGCAAGTCTGCCGAGTACGCAGACGCAACTCCGATCGGACACCGATTCGATGTAATTGATGGGTTTCCTGCCCTTCCGGGGAATGGGGAATGTTTTGCATGCGAGCTTgcatttccgtttttcctttctacAACAACCCGTTTATGTACGAAAACAGAACCTTATTGCTTCGGGATGAACCACCGATTAAGCCAGTAACACCTATTGCCTTCTTTCTGACCGCACTGTATATTTAGTTTGCTTTACTATTCACAAACAAATGTATGTATATAGAAATTATTTAGCTTCAAAAAAGGTTGCAGATTGAACGTAGGCCTACTAGGGATCTTTCACAGTTTCACAAAGTTTTGCCTCAAAATGTATGCTATCTGTTTTCTGCTAAGCAAGCTGTGTATTGCTCGTTgtatttcccattttttcgtCATTCTCTTCCATTTGTCTGCTGTTTCTCATTTTCCTGATTATAAACATTGTTTCTctatttatcgtttttttgtgttttatgtttatatgttttggtttttaattttttaattttattactttcctCTCTGTGtcctcacgcacacacatacacacaaacgcTATGTTTCATGTGCCGCTCTCCTGCTCATGTCGTAAAAATATTCACGCGCCAAATTGCAACTGCACCATGAATgtaaaaaaaccaacaatcgCTGTGCTATCTTTGTGCAACccgaaataaatttaataatgcCGGCCTCGACCACCGCGAATACCCGGAAACTATCGCAtataatgctgctgctggtgccacgccaacaccaacacactctGCCGCCATTTGATGTGCCTCAcctattgctgctgctgccgctgctactaAACTGCAATGTTGTTCTGCTGCACAAATTGTTTCGCGGCACACACCTTGTTGATGCGGCTGCCGGGgatatttacaaaaaatgaaacaccccgaaaaaatcaaactgcacccacacaaacacacgcacgcgTGCACGTAATTCTTGGtccaaccgcaaccgcaaccgcagaTTGCATCGACAAGCAAACGATCGAGGAACTAAACAATCTGATTGGTGAACTAGATCTCTTTCAAAAAGAGCACGAAAGTGGCGCATTCCGCGAAACGACCCATCAtcaacaccgtcaccgttcACACGGCATTGGCGATCCGATTGCGAACGGCGTGAATAACAATTACGGTGACGATACCATACAGTCGGGAGGGCTGGGTGGTTCGGATGGGtccacaccaccgccgccacacCCGGCACCGACGAGCCGATTGCCTTCCTCTATCTcgtccagcaacagcaacctgGACGAGTACCTGAGCAACCATCTGTCGTCGCTAGACGACGAAACGAACGGTGGTTCGATGACGAACCTTGCCGCACAGTACAGCAACTACGGCGGCAAGACGACTGTGGATGGCACCGAACGGGCGGATTACGGTACGCCACCGTACCAatcccatcaccaccaccgtggcgcGCTGGGAGTATCGAGCGGTTCCACCCAAGCCCTGGACGGTCTCGGAACGGGTTTCGAGAATCCTTCGTTCATGATGGAAACCTACTACAGTCAGAACCGCagcgaggtggtggtgctgcgctGCAAGGACACGAGCCGCAACAGTCTCAATACGGCACCGGACGATCTGCTGACGGGCAGTGGGTTAATGCAGCTGAACGGTGGCTCGGACAGTGCCAACCCACCACACCAGCGACTGAGCTCGTTCCGCGTTACCTCCCGGCCGGCCTCACCGGCCTCGatgtcgtcctttttcggtgtcACGTCCCGTTCTCCCACCCCGTCCCTATCGTTGCCCGCGACGGCTCACTGTTCGCCCCAGCGGCAGCTCAATGGGAGCAATGAAATCATCCCGAGCGCTCACGATTCCAGGTCCGGCGCGATCGCGGCCACCCCGTACGACGATCGCATCAATCGCAATAAACCCGCCATCACCCCGAGACCTGCATCGTTatctggtttgtttgtttgtttgtttgttcatttcaCCTCTAACACACTCGCACACTCACCACTTCATCTTCAGTTCATCTCATTCAACCCTCTCGGAAGCATTGCATCGAAATTCAATCATATTTCTTTTtatactttttctttttcgagtaCAAACACCTTCGCTGGCGCTTGCATTCCTTAATTATATTGTATCAGCAGGGAC
The nucleotide sequence above comes from Anopheles bellator chromosome 1, idAnoBellAS_SP24_06.2, whole genome shotgun sequence. Encoded proteins:
- the LOC131205900 gene encoding serine-rich adhesin for platelets, which translates into the protein MDIGMDRSGSDVGVATIGTLFQHIVNDMKNSSPLWEDFIAKATKLHACLRAAIQALAAYLDAFQKIADAATNSRGATKEIGTALTRVCLRHKAVESRMKTFTSAIMDCLIVPLQEKLEDWRKQVTVIDKDHAKEYKRCRAELKKRSSDTLRLQKKAKKGAADNLHVLVESSMQDVTLRRCELEDVERKSLRAIMVEERSRYCTFVSLLQPVVHEECEVMSELGHLQEAMQLIAAVTKDPTQLPQASEELILESKANIGLYPDSPGGSNSQGGCSNSLGSRKSSVCSISSINSSSSGSPGHHHHQFQRSLSQYSPAIRLKPGESSDSGFCSSPALTSQASTLASQSHAVSTWPPHTQDATSTVDRPHTISSAYEKGHQRPALTVYTFQSPEPIVETQKSPANIACRPPLPVRCSSLERPLSTTSVKNANPNVPRQCPSPIPAHITKEHPQLQPTYVNMTELASMAASKTTNNGINNNNGGGTSATVTANQQHVQQQQNAHVYQQQQQLQQPNSPVLSSASSLISPDSTNATNPISSPDASACSTQTPQNTPQTGSPGTPNYSGGGAINQGYRSTTPSSATGGICGGPGGGSSGHFDPASTPCESNNDTSSNHTITIDDPIDEHSNTSTCAASATTISTTTNITTTTATTSTTSSITNKPSSTHCPGTTTATDSSISSSSASAAGAGTATATNVTTSLSSSTCSSSSATSKAIDKDLLKRTGSVLEKTSMFEQQINNNQLHLQQPQPQSQPPPPQQQLSVPTVTAVRNDPNALYGGRRTNEEIYKSAGQLLLDRDADCIDKQTIEELNNLIGELDLFQKEHESGAFRETTHHQHRHRSHGIGDPIANGVNNNYGDDTIQSGGLGGSDGSTPPPPHPAPTSRLPSSISSSNSNLDEYLSNHLSSLDDETNGGSMTNLAAQYSNYGGKTTVDGTERADYGTPPYQSHHHHRGALGVSSGSTQALDGLGTGFENPSFMMETYYSQNRSEVVVLRCKDTSRNSLNTAPDDLLTGSGLMQLNGGSDSANPPHQRLSSFRVTSRPASPASMSSFFGVTSRSPTPSLSLPATAHCSPQRQLNGSNEIIPSAHDSRSGAIAATPYDDRINRNKPAITPRPASLSGPTRVTRRASVNTVKPPPPVRRSSSVTPSPSVGTNSTNLAQQSVAYTSSESLPPPPAYLLDSTAGSSPSISGNVAGTVKALNEIRHTPASPGVLRRAQQSNAPSSNQGSPTQYTTTNLYATLPTKHDHSTVSAASASSQHHHHPSTPPPNSFHASDSNKSLSNRSPKTNLHQPGGGIYAQPKQITNMSSFRISSPNKQGPTKPNSSFLAQLNAKIAPPSKAPPSQPTPSAGGVYQQQQLQQPSSNYVYTTAPSGNELIYQRSTPVDPRMSYNNNQQHQQQQQQYYHSQQQQAPVQPPPREGKNSIYSASSQSSSHQQQQQHYQQQQYYQNQYQQHPQQQQLQYQQPPTSQQYYYHQQQAPPRQHHTPQHTTTAPTLQYVPPSGGYAAQNIYVSTNPFASSVQTVATAGGGSASSSSSYSPSSFGKGHRNGGDDGAAGGSATSTPVRTNHHMRNSAGNNNGSAGGSGSVAPGGSVTTHNVLAKTSAGFLENLNARLAEQRLSGKAFAVRNLINSKALPDPRVCHESLMDQIKRGATLKRNRTINDRSAPKIH